AGCACCTGGAGGAACAGCATGGAGGCGAACAGAGAGAACACACCATCAGCTGCAGACGGAGCAGGCTGGGGTTGTCTTCTTCATCCTTCAATCGCATTACCCGCCTCGATTTacactttcatccaaatcagaTGATAAGGCCACAACTACTTCTTCCTGGTGATATGCAGTGCTGCCTTAACTTACTTTTTTATTTCCAACTTTAtcgaaaatatatatttatagaaaACAGAGAGAAATTTTGaccaaacatcaagatgtcaaaaagaaaaatcatccaaacaaataaattcaCATAATGCAAAGGCTTACAGACAAAGAAGAgaagactaataataataataataataataatctatctatctatctatctatctatctatctatctatctatctatctatctatctatctatctatctatctaggagacttaataataataataataataataataataataataataataataataataataatgccacCTTAATGGCTACTAACACCCAGATGATGCAATGAATTACATATACTGACTGAAATGTTTACAGTTTCAAATGGTCAGCTCCAAACAAACTTAAAGAATCCTCACCAACAGCATTAACCCCTTGTGTTTGGCATGATAGCCTCAAACATGTCGttaatgtgaaatctttgtatcgatGGTAGGTGGTTAATGTGAAATTAATTTCTTCCTGTTTTATGcgtgcaagtaaaagaccaatggaactggTCATCCATGGTGaaagatctcatattaacccttacacttccattcgcaaaagacttattttgcacaattcgAATTAGCTTTTtgtaataaagcctatctatctatctatctatctatctatctatctatctatctatctatctatctatctatctatctatctatctatctatctatctatctatctatctatctatctatctatctatctatctaggagACTTatatggtcaataaacacatatgaccagattttcaaaatgccttaacattttggttttatgttgtttttcctgagagtctacttttttctgatccATCCTGTATACACTGACATACTTTTATTTATTCTgaattaattattttcattttctgttcataCATTAATCTGTTCATCTGTTATGACACATTTCATAcacattagtttttgttttgtttgcactTTGTCTCCTCAGATCAGATGGAGTTTGAAGCTGCTCGGAAGAGAGAGGAGGTTCAGATGAACGGTAAGTTTATCCACAAAACACAGATCAAACAAAGTGACATCACAATCCAATAACTTTAATGATCATGTCCAGTTTTACTAATCAacagttttcatcttttcttctCAAGTCACTGAGGAGCAGAATGGGGAATCCCGTTATCTGGGTGAGGAGAATCATGGTTAATATTTTAGCCTCATAACTGAGAAAAACTTATCATCatacatattttcatgaaataatgATTATTAAGATAGATAAATAGGACAGAGCGCCATGAAATTCCACCCTGTTAAGTTAGAGCTAAGTTAACATAAAACTTCAAGTGATCGACATTTAGTGAGTGACAAGATAAACTTATAAACAGAGCTTTTACaacattaaatatgtttaatgtttttattctggATAGACTAGACTGAGAGGgtgatgatataaaaaaaaaaaaaaaaaaaacgagtggtAATGACAGTTTATGTCCTGAAAATGGTCTTAATGTCATAAGTATATtatttcaacccttaaagacccagtgccacttatgtgttagttcccaaatacatttttctctctatttaaccttttgtaagtgatttatcaccatttatcatctgtattttgtattttttcagtgaaaatcagatattttcctagttttattttactgatcatgtcctTTAATCATcacgctgagattacatttgattgttattataccaaaaacagagaaaacttgaggaaagagtgagtttttcagtaaaatctatcattaactgaatataaacccagtgtctccatccactgtaattggtccaacgccatgggttttactggtgaaccagtgttgtagaagatgacagtgtttccacgttcactacagagcctctgaacatccaaatgggtcatactgtatctgatgaccatgaaaagatgacaaactgtattttataccaattatttacatgtattgataggattaatggctctaaaggtattaaacattttagatcagtagatgctcttggaCACTGGTGTGTATttaggtctttaggggttaagtgAGAAAGTCCACACTAACAGGGTGGAGGTTGACTTCAGGGACACACAGAGAACAATAAAAATGGCTTTAGTCTTTACTGATTTCATGCCTGATAAGAGGTAATTTAGTTGCTACTATGATATACTTCAAGAATATTTTAAagtattcatcatttcatagtttaaccctttcatgcgtaagtggacagctattctacagctgttctcttgtatattcatggattttgttgttttagttccatatcagccaacacagtggacgcttatgcatcatcccatacactgacattcataccattcctgtaactttgctgttcttgataaaacaaatctgcagtgacatgtctgagtgtaagtcagttgcttgttattgttattagactgtaattgacagttttttggttttttttttttttaacaaaaaggtttttttttttttttttgcatgttatctccatgaagtgagtagtgaccagtattagaatatgttaaaatgtgagaaaacatcagattagcagcattaaaaatgtttttatttcatagttttcatacagtatatcaataaatacctgtttctttgcttcaaaagttaaacacatggtgtccagctgagtggacatttttggaactccatgaaaaataggttcataaaaaaatcttcaattgcattgcttttttcatgcctaaagaggaataaaaaaaactcaggaaaaaaaagtctcgattaaggttctcataattcatgcatgaaagggttaaagttatttTGAAAGTTGATTACATTCATTGAGGACATGAAAACaattaatacaaaataaaaagacGAAAGGTGTTTTTAATGTCTATTTCGTTTATTTAAGAGATACAGAAGAGATAAATATGTCATTCAAGCCAGTTGTTCTGTAAATGTGGCTAGTTTTTGAGAAAATATGAATCGGTAAATCATAGACATCCCcaatatgacctttgacctttactcaGAACTACGAACAGCTGATGCACATGCAGTTACTGActgtgtttcctcctgtttccccTCAGAGGCGGTCCAGGACGGATCAGGTGAGTTATCATGatcagatgatgaatgaacacAGTAATGTTGTGTTTAATATcatgtttgtgttaaatgttGTGACAGTGGAGGAGCGAGTTGGAGCTGATGACGTCACCACAGGTGTGTAGAAACAGGCAGTGTGTGAtggatgtgcgtgtgtgtgcttgGATGTCAACACCGTGTAACTGTAaaaccctcctcctcctgcagagGGCGGTGGGAATACTGAGGCCGCAGCCCCCCAGGGTGAGAGACACTGTCACTGTTCACACATCAGCCTGCAGGAGGCGCTGTGGGCCTGTTTACAGTCAGGCTGCACATACTGGATGTGGAGGTCTTAAAAATACACTGATGTGTAAATATCACAGTCGACTTATTTCTGTCATGTTTTCCACAGAATCAGAGTCTAACTCCTCTGAGGAAGATGGTgagttattttatttaatattttagtttGTCTGAacagatttttaagatctattctGTCTTTTCATACTTATTTCTACTCATTTATTTCCTTCTCTAATCAACATTGTTCTTTTTAACAGGGAGACAGAGGCGGGGTAAGTATCtatgcaaaacatttaaaatatacaactacatacaattaaaaacatcaacttttgtATTAAACTTTTATGCACAAGCTCAGTAACTTTAAATAATATTTTAAGTTCTTTACGGCACATTTAGAGATAAAGATAGAAAATGAACAGAGATGGAATCTATCTAGGTCATTTATTCCTGTTCTTAAGTGtgtttttggcatattttttgcACTATTTGTAGAGAAATACTGCACTTTATATTTTTACTTCTAAAGTTATTTGACACTTACAGTTGCTTTTTATTAAAAACACAAGATACTCTATGAGTAAAACAGAATGATATAATTCTATAATATGTTCTAAATCTATATCAGTGTTAATTCATTCAACCCTTATTTAATGTTGGAATATATTGaggtaaatgaaatgaaaaagatgcagatatgtcatcaaaacaatgcaaacagtaaatgaaacagaaATCTGGGCACAAAAAACATGAGAAAGCaactcaataaaataaataataaaaccaatTGAATCAGCTAAAACAAGAACAGCTTAAAGTAAAATGTGGCACATTTCAGACTTAACCTGCTGAGATATAAATAATGCTGTCTTAAGCCTTTCCTGCAAAAGTACTCATGACACTTTGTACTTTTGATAAAAGTACATTTTGCTCATAACACgtcagtacttttacttaaataacATGTTGAATTCAGCACTTACTCTGAGTATTTCTACTGTGTCCTTCTTTTACTACCATGAATGATCTCACTACTACTTTTACCTTTGGCATAAATAATGATTCAGTGAAATATTAAAATCTTTACTCTCTTGTCAGAGCACCATGAGGTAGTGACAGAGGCTGCAGGTCGTCAGGGTAAGAAAACGTTCAATAAAATGAGCTCTTCTTGTGAACTTTATCTCAGCGTGACCTGCTGTTATGtcaaagttgtcatttttttcccaataGATGAGGCCACTCAGGACACaactaaggaaaaaggtaaaaaCTGATGATTGATTTACTGTTGACATCAGTATACACAGGGTTGAATGAATTCTTATCTGTTTACGGTAGTTTATCCAGACAACTATGGCCTGAGTTTGTGGCCagttgttaacatttttgtggcAGAGTCATAGCACCTGCCCAGGCAAGATGTGGTTGACTCCAACCCAGTGAACGTTAAATTGCTGGTTATGTAAAGAGCCAgatactgaaaaacaaaaccagtCAGAGCCGGCCAGAGTTGGATTTACAGGGCGTTGAAAGCTTTAATAGactgaaatgaaataaaggaaactGTAAAATGGCCCAGGAGCAATTACACATTTATGGGAGGTGActttaaaaatctgttttcttcAGGTTAATTCATACAAGCAACATGAATTAAACTGGAATCTCCACAGAGATGACAGAACCTGTTTACTGCTTGACCTGAAAAAATAAGATGCTACGATTGTTTATTTGAACACAGTGCTCCTTGTATGTGTGTAAATCTAGGACAGAAATCCAGGGCACTTTGAGACGTCTGTCCCCAGGTGCTTATTGTGCTTGATTTATACTACATCATCTGCGGCGGGTTATTTTAGGATGAAGGATGCACCGTCCCTGTCCTACAAGATGCTGAAAGATTTTAATAATTATCATACATCATCTTAAAATCAAAAGGTCATATTTATGTTTCTAGAAAGGTAGATGCACAAAAGGAAGCCTTCACTTGCTAATGTAAAAAGGGAGATTCAACCTGTAGTAGTAAAACGTGATCCTGTGGGCTTTGAGCAGACCTCGTGCTCTGCTTTGCAGCGGTAACACTGAACACTGGTGCAGTCATCAATTATCAGTACCTGCACCACAGCAGTGAGTCACATCAGTAAACCACAGAGGAGATGTGATTCAGAGTATATGCGCTTTGAAAGCCCTGGAAAAATACAGAATTGTgttatgtttgtaatgtaaagctAGCGTAAAGGAATCCTCTCTCTGTCCATGCGTCACAGATGTATTGGAGTGAGAAAGCACAGCAGCATGCAGATCCCACCGCTCGGCCCTCACCCGGTGCCTGAGCCGCACTGAGCTTACCGTCAATAAAGAGGAAATATTACCCCTATCTGTGTCATGTGGCTTCTTTTGTGTCATTGTTTTATGTACCGATAACTAAGCACTCACATGTTATTGCACAAGGTTGCTCTATCTCAGATCGCCTCGTAGATATGTTTTATGAGATACTAGTGTTTACCTGAGATTTCTGGGATTCTAATGTGGTCTcttgaattattaaaaatgtctgaaaactgcATTGACTGTGCATTCATTTTACCAAATTTTTAGACCAGGGTTTGAGGGCGACTTAAGTTGACAACTGGGATTATGCAAGAAAATCATACATTTTTCAATAAGAatataaactgaacaaaataattattAGACTAGCTGTGATTCTCTGGTGAAATGATTTaattgtatatacagtatatataatagTCATTGAATGTTTTTAGGTTGTTGTAATTGTGAAAATCTAATTTTTGCTATTGATTTAAACACAGCTTACTTATGAAATGTGTAAAGCAAACATTTAAACTGTGTTTTGGCTCATATTTATCATATTTACAGACTGAGGTcacatttattaaaaatatttacttttcacTTCTTAATCACAGGGGTCTAATAACTATTACCAAAGCTGTTACGTCCAGAAAAAAGGTTATGGGGAAAAATGTTGTTTCCTTTGTCATCAAACCTTCTCAAACTGTTAATTCATAAAACACTGAAGTCTGTACGACACCAGCTTTGTGCACACAAACATTCCATAAGGTGTGTCATTTTGAAAATAAGACCCAATTaacattttatgatttttttttattggcccAATTCACTAAAAACAAAAGCGCCACTCCCTATTGTTTTTGCCAATGCTCGTCTGGTCCAAACACCCAGATCTTCTCTGGACATGTGTTCACACATCCGTTACCATATCTAGAACTGGTAATAAGCACCCCAAAAAAAGCTTAAAACCAAGATGTACTTGGGGAAACAACAGATGTGGTTAAGTCATTTAATTAGTTTGATGCTCTTCCCAGCGTGTGCTTTAAATTAATCACGCTAAAAATAACTCAAATGCTGCACTCAAGTCTTATAACTGTAGGGAAAACCTTGAAAATTAAAACAAAGTTTTAAAACAAGAGTACATCAAGTGTGTAGAGGATACATTTAAAATGTTTACTTCATTCCTACTTTTAGCAAAGTACTGCTTTTAATAAAGCCCTTAAAAAAATCCTCGTCATAATAAAAGACTTCTGTAAATTTATTAACAAAACACATCTTGCAACAGTGTAttcccatttttattttttatttgtatttcttcCACAAGTGTGGACCAGAGTATGTTGATGtgcattaaaaaaaccaaaaacaaatcttTGGTACCTAAGGGAAAATAAAACGATTAAGGCAACTACAGCATCTACAAGTCTGAAATGCTTTTAGTTCTGCAGCCAAATGACCACACTGCTGGCATGCACCATATGTGCCGGTATTTAAGCATGACACCAGATCAGCTCCACATCAAACCACCCCGTTAGAAAACATCCACATTTACTTTCCTGTTCCTTCTCAACCTCATGAACCACTTATTCGACTTTTCAGGCCAAGTGAGGAAGGTTTAAGCAAAAGCAACCCAAATATCCAGGCAGGTGCAAGTTTCACTGAAAAAGAGGGAGAAAACTGAACTGGAAAGTAGCCGATACAAGCTGAACTAGAGAAACCAGGCTGAGGCCTAAAGCATTTAACCATCAAGGATGCAGTCAAGTTTTAACAGGAAACTTAAGGTCTTCTTTAAAAGCATGTTTGCATGAGTTAACATTCTGCCGTTACATTGTCAAATTCAAGTAACCAACTTGTTTCAGGCATTAAGATATTTCTATCTTGCTGGATATCAGACATGTAATCCACTCATAACTTAGGTTTCATGTCTATATTTTAGTGATATGACATTGGTCAGATCCTCCAGTTTGTATAATTAATCGTTCTACCAATGGACAACCTCCATGAAATGTGAATGTTGATACAAGAGGAAGTTGATCATTACACGTTTAGGCAAAAATGAGTGAACAAAAACCTGTGGGGATAAAAAGACGCACATACACACCTCGTTTCTCACCTAAAAATACTGCTTTCGCATTTATGTTGCTGTCAGCATGTTGTGACAAGAGATACAGCTGTAAAAGACTAACACTGAATTTAATTGTTCATCTTTGAAATttgtaaaacaatttaaaaacaaagcaTGGTTGTATATACACATAATTGCAAAGTAAAAAATGGAATAatgaatattagaaaaaaaatgttatcTTCAGATAAACTCTACAGAATCATGAGATATGGAAAAGTAAGTCAGAACAAAGAAATGCAACCCTCCCACTGGAGGTTATGTGGCCAAAATGGAACACAGCAAATTCTAGGTCGAAGATGATGCAGCCAAGAACCACAGGCCCATATCACAAGtcatttcaacttttttttttttcctttttcttccttaGTTGGATTGAGGTAAGCAATATATTTTGGCCTCCTCTCTCTCCTGGTTGCTCACTGGAGCGGTTTCTTTCTCCTCCCCTGCTTGGGGTGCAGCTGAACGCTCACAAGATGGCGTAGATGAAGATGGCCATGATGCCGGCGCTGATCAGCCCAGAGATGGGCACGGTGACGAACCACGCCATAAAGATGTTTCTGAACAGACGCCAGTCAACTGCCTTCCTTGAACGCAGCCACCCTACAGCCACCACAGAGCCCACCTGGAAACAGGTTTCAGAGGGTTTCTCTTAAAACATATTCTGTCTGCATCAAACTGAGTATTAAAGAAACCTTACAATAATGAAAATtaagtacttaaaaaaaaacattccatttCCTGGAATAAAGAGTAAAAATCGAGGTTTCCTATAAGTGACTGAAACTCTATTGtctatttacaaaacaaaattAGATAAAAGTTTTGCTCTGAGTTGTCTTTCTGGTTCATGAAGAATACAGATTAATCCATCTTTTATACTAGTATTGACTTAGGACAGCTGAACCATCCACAAAACTTAGCTTTCCTGCTAATATGCTATGATGCTGTTGTGTTTTTCTGATAGTACAGAACCTTTTTGACTCCTGCCCCTGATAAATATTTCACATtatcaaaaaaagaaataattcaaATTTTAAAGACCTAAATTTCATCCCAGATCTGATGCGTAAAATGAGCATAACTTGCCCCACATCTGACTTTCCAGACTGTTCCTGTTTACTGTAGTCTCTCATAACACTAAAGTTTCTGCCCTCGTGTCTCAGTCTAGTTCCCAGACCAGTGTTTAACTTACCTTGCAGTGCGTGGTGGAGACAGGCAGGCCAATGTTAGAGGCAACCACGACAGTCAGGGCAGAGGCCAGTTCGATGCTGAAACCActgaaggaaaataaaaatataacagtCATCTGTCTGAACATgccaactaaattaaaaaaaactggtaATGTCTGTAGAGGATGTGGTTTGTTTTCTGACGAAGCAGACACAGGTTCTAcactgtctggtgtttttaccttGAGGGGGTGATGGGAGTCAGGTCCCGGCCCATAGTCTGGATCACTCTGCGACCCCAGACCCAGAGACCAGCACAAATGCCCACGCCACCATACAGCAGAAGCCAGATGGGTGTAGGTGTATTTGAAGTCACACTGCTGGTTTCGTAGACAATCCACAAAGCTACAAGAGGTCCAATGgcattactgcaaaaaaaaaaaaaaaaaagaacagggttATAGCATCTAAATGTTTTGTCACAAAATCACATTCCGCAGAACCAAAACTACTTCAGTACAATTACTGATAATATAACCTTCATGACTGACCACATACCTCACATCATTTCCTCCATGGGCGAAGGATCCAAAGCAGGCAGTGAGAATTTGAAGGAACTGGAAGAGGACTGAAACTTCTGGCTTGTCCGACTCAAGCCCATCATCGTCCAGAGAGCTTTGGCTGCTGCCTGCATCTTCTTTTCCCATTTCTAGTGTTACGTCGCCCTCTCCCAGACCCTCAGGAGTTGTGTGCTCTGCCACAGCATTACAATAGCTGGTATAACTATCCATCCGAATGCGCTTCCTTTCCTGACCACCTGACCCTGGACCTTTGTCTCCATCCTCACTAGCACGGAAATCCCCATCTTTATGTTTGAAGTCTCCATGCATGCCAATGATAGCCATGGTGTAGGAAGTATAGCTGTTGTTGCGCCTGATTGGCCGATCACCTCCCTCACCCATGCAGTCACCAACCTTAGCCAGGTGGAGTTTGTGCAGGAGGTCCTTATAGAGACCTGAGTCTTTGTGGACCGTGTGGTACTGGCTATAACCGTTACTGGGAATCTGTGCTGGCCTGTTGTTGAACTGAACCTGGTTACTGAACTGGACCTGGTTGGTAGTGTTGGTGGAGCCATTGCTGTGGACTTGCTGGTTGTTGACTTGGACCTGATTGTTTGATTGAACCTGTTTTTGAACTACACAGAGGGATGAAAACAAGATTAAAATCCTGTAGTTGTAGAGATTTTACGTGACATACTATTGAACAATTTAATGAACAGGCATTGGAGTTTTAAGTTACATTAATAACTTTAAGACCACTGTGAATATGATTTAAAGCCCATTTCACTCCCAGTGTTACTGATTATGTTAATGACATACAACTACAGACTAAGATTTATAacaggacagtgtttttttttttttttttttttaaattaagacaGGCACAAAATTCACATTGTTGGAATTGCGAAAACAAGTAGATTAAAAATTGTTATATATCCGTATACTTACCATCATTTGCGTCACTGTACTCTGTGTCATCAGAATCTCCAATGTCAAACGCCACCTTGCGTTCCTTATTATTGTCGACATCGTCAGAATCTCCGATGTCAAATGCAACCTTGCGCTCCTCAGTGGCAGTCGGTGGCTGAGCAGGGGGATTCTGACTGGCAGCTGGGGCAGTGGGTGACGAAACCTCCTTTGAGGCCTGCTTCAGGATTGGACAGTGGGCCTCTCTCAGCTCCCTCTTTTCCATCAGGGGGCTCTCAGAAGGACTGGAAGACTTGATATCTCCTAGTAGGGGAGGGATTGCAGTGAGGTATGGCCTGGGTCacatcatacatacacacattactGTAAAGTAGCACAGCACATGTTTCCTTTCAACCTAAGCTACAGGGAGTCATGAAAATTGCATAacttgaaagtaaaaaaaaaacaaacaaaaaaaacactgtcctagaAATCCAGCTTACCTGCGTCCAAAACTGAGCCTGTGTTTTCATAAGATCAGATAAATGGATTATGACCTTACAAGGAACATATTTACACTACCGCTTAGAGCTTAACTTATGAAAGAAAATAAGACTCAATGCAGCCTGTGGCTTTCATGACATTTGTTTGTGGTCTTTAAGTGAATCAGATACTCTATACCAATATTTTCTATTCAATAGTTCTAGGATTGTTCTGTACAGTTGGATTCTCAAACCGGTCGAGACTGGAGTTGAAGCTCTCAGTGACCCTCTAATCTCCAACTTTACATGCAATGAATGCCATGCCAACATCTTAACTCAACCCACGCCTATTTTAGTCAAGACAGTAAAGACCAATTAGTGGATCACTATGACCCAATTAGTATACTTGACTTCTGGAAGGAGGCTGATCTTGACACATCATGCATCAGCTAAACCAGTTTCTTTGTCATCTCTCAAAACACATCTTTATCTT
This region of Sphaeramia orbicularis chromosome 12, fSphaOr1.1, whole genome shotgun sequence genomic DNA includes:
- the slc20a1b gene encoding sodium-dependent phosphate transporter 1-B, producing MVSTTANAIMLATTVAYVAETPLTDYMWLLIVGFIIAFILAFSVGANDVANSFGTAVGSGVVTLRQACVLATVFETLGSVLLGAKVSETIRKGIIDVGMYNGSEHVLMAGSVSAMVGSAVWQLAASFLKLPISGTHCIVGATIGYSLVARGQQGVKWFELLRIVASWFLSPLLSGIMSGIVFYFVRMFILQKKDPVPNGLKALPVFYAITMGINLFSIMFTGAPILGFDKIPWWGILLISLAASLVTAIVVWFIVCPHLKKKIERDIKSSSPSESPLMEKRELREAHCPILKQASKEVSSPTAPAASQNPPAQPPTATEERKVAFDIGDSDDVDNNKERKVAFDIGDSDDTEYSDANDVQKQVQSNNQVQVNNQQVHSNGSTNTTNQVQFSNQVQFNNRPAQIPSNGYSQYHTVHKDSGLYKDLLHKLHLAKVGDCMGEGGDRPIRRNNSYTSYTMAIIGMHGDFKHKDGDFRASEDGDKGPGSGGQERKRIRMDSYTSYCNAVAEHTTPEGLGEGDVTLEMGKEDAGSSQSSLDDDGLESDKPEVSVLFQFLQILTACFGSFAHGGNDVSNAIGPLVALWIVYETSSVTSNTPTPIWLLLYGGVGICAGLWVWGRRVIQTMGRDLTPITPSSGFSIELASALTVVVASNIGLPVSTTHCKVGSVVAVGWLRSRKAVDWRLFRNIFMAWFVTVPISGLISAGIMAIFIYAIL